In the genome of Nocardiopsis composta, one region contains:
- a CDS encoding TIGR02680 family protein: MDPKPDLRSRWRLHRGGVVNIWQYRDEEFDLSGGRVIFKGTNGSGKSRTLELLLPLCLDGDLRNMGCKGFDTVSMSRLMLDDYAEGTVRLGYAWIELRRVLADGTEDFCTCGIGVKASASGRQISDSWRFITPLRVNRDFALLEQDRPITSARLREHIGEDAVVGGQEAFQQRVAETVYGISGGNRYPDLLHLQRTLRNPDIGLKVLQGQLEQLLSDALPPVDPGVITRTATGLDNLEGVRRNVARLRRADAALQEFLEGYRGYARGVLADRSARLDKAEKAAGRARAQLEKRRAELDAARQAHRAAVEERDALAERQDAVQGELEALKASPAYGALGDLEDKEEAVASQRRHTEAALRTAADLRTAEEHAIDAIERAAAVPARIGASAASGAAEAREALHAIGLGSALGALPGLVPDAERGEAAERVLRSAEPDARPEEVRRPVAPEPDVAALAAAAEAAAGQVGAAGRAAGDRGRLLGGLRAEAERLAEAESGVDRLAERAEAAAEESARADRRAREAEERLADAAARWAEAVRAWRDEALPAGDRPEEGELPELPEAEAVLLDPAAHRDAHKEVRAALQPRVRAVQRAVAAAEQRLTEAGAERARLEGELERLRETAEVAPPAPAHTTAERDPAAGAPFFRLVDFAPHLGDEERAGLEAALRASGLLTAWVAADGALSAEGDETWAAPGPPVDGPSLADALLPAGDDRSPVPAEAVAALLRSVPLLAGGEEAAGGGTPLSVGLDGYWSAGALLGRHGKEEAEHIGAGARERARKKRIREAEAALAELASRETALRASLEAAQALEHQWNVCLDSFPDFAPVLAEHVETRQRRSAAARAAADAETAEAEHARARARLAAERTEHVRTCGDLGVPDGAEALRELCERARTAVAELERIAGRLREDYPEALRSLSAAVQDLARTASARADAEEEAVRTHRSYAEAHAVLATLRSSLGSDAEEVGARVRELAEERTRLRDAAPAAQRAVEDRIAALTGTEGKVGEAEGKVEEAQGALADAEDVLTRTAEVPGVWEAATGLVEVPFERADLRSALADALAGAGAPGTPAALERDLINRIQALQTALAGTHDVQADRKSTDNGDEEKSAGFDVLTVTVSDETGTAPVASTARLTAARLAQAEENLTSGEERVFEEFLLGDVAEELHRQIRAAESLTRRMNTVLEGAHSSQGVRVELAWEPAPHLDPAERSAFALAKKSVAQRSPEENDRLRRALMDRIRATRAEGRSSGYAEVLGTALDYRDWFAYRVRIHDTGPDGNPRDRRVRQLSSGETRLVSYVTLFAASAAFYDALRSELDGPLRLVLLDEAFERLDDPTIARLLELLVDLDMDWAITWPSGYGVSPKIDRMHIYDILKRKGAWGVACARTTWTGNGFERAA, from the coding sequence GTGGACCCCAAGCCCGACCTCCGAAGCCGCTGGCGCCTGCACCGAGGCGGCGTCGTCAACATCTGGCAGTACCGCGACGAGGAGTTCGACCTCTCCGGCGGCCGGGTGATCTTCAAGGGGACCAACGGCTCCGGCAAGTCGCGGACGCTGGAGCTGCTGCTGCCGCTCTGCCTCGACGGCGACCTGCGCAACATGGGCTGCAAGGGCTTCGACACGGTCAGCATGAGCCGGCTGATGCTGGACGACTACGCCGAGGGCACGGTGCGGCTCGGCTACGCCTGGATCGAGCTGCGCCGGGTGCTGGCCGACGGCACCGAGGACTTCTGCACCTGCGGGATCGGGGTGAAGGCCAGCGCGTCCGGGCGGCAGATCAGCGACTCCTGGCGGTTCATCACCCCGCTGCGGGTCAACCGGGACTTCGCGCTGCTGGAGCAGGACCGGCCGATCACCTCCGCCCGGCTGCGCGAGCACATCGGCGAGGACGCGGTCGTCGGCGGGCAGGAGGCGTTCCAGCAGCGGGTCGCCGAGACGGTGTACGGGATCAGCGGCGGCAACCGCTACCCCGACCTGCTGCACCTGCAGCGCACGCTGCGCAACCCCGACATCGGCCTGAAGGTCCTCCAGGGCCAGCTGGAGCAGCTGCTGTCGGACGCGCTCCCGCCGGTGGACCCCGGCGTCATCACCCGGACCGCGACCGGCCTGGACAACCTGGAGGGGGTGCGGCGCAACGTCGCCCGGCTGCGCCGCGCCGACGCCGCGCTCCAGGAGTTCCTGGAGGGCTACCGGGGCTACGCGCGGGGCGTGCTCGCCGACCGCTCGGCACGGCTGGACAAGGCGGAGAAGGCGGCCGGCCGCGCCCGCGCCCAACTGGAGAAGCGGCGCGCGGAGCTGGACGCCGCCCGGCAGGCGCACCGCGCCGCCGTGGAGGAGCGGGACGCGCTCGCCGAGCGGCAGGACGCCGTGCAGGGCGAGCTGGAGGCGCTGAAGGCCTCACCGGCCTACGGCGCACTGGGCGACCTGGAGGACAAGGAGGAGGCGGTGGCCTCGCAGCGCCGGCACACCGAGGCCGCCCTGCGCACCGCCGCCGACCTGCGCACCGCCGAGGAGCACGCGATCGACGCGATCGAGCGGGCCGCTGCGGTGCCGGCGCGGATCGGCGCGTCGGCGGCATCCGGCGCCGCCGAGGCCCGGGAGGCGCTGCACGCGATCGGGCTCGGCTCCGCGCTGGGCGCGCTGCCCGGCCTGGTGCCCGACGCCGAGCGGGGCGAGGCCGCCGAGCGGGTGCTCCGCTCGGCCGAGCCGGACGCCCGCCCGGAGGAGGTGCGCCGCCCGGTCGCCCCGGAGCCGGACGTCGCCGCCCTGGCGGCCGCCGCCGAAGCGGCCGCCGGCCAGGTCGGGGCGGCGGGCCGGGCCGCGGGCGACCGCGGCCGGCTGCTCGGCGGCCTGCGCGCCGAAGCCGAGCGGCTCGCCGAGGCCGAGTCCGGGGTGGACCGGCTCGCCGAGCGCGCGGAGGCCGCGGCCGAGGAGTCGGCCCGGGCCGACCGGCGGGCCCGGGAGGCCGAGGAGCGGCTGGCCGACGCGGCGGCGCGCTGGGCCGAGGCGGTGCGGGCCTGGCGCGACGAGGCGCTGCCCGCCGGGGACCGCCCGGAGGAGGGCGAGCTGCCGGAGCTCCCCGAGGCCGAGGCGGTGCTGCTCGACCCGGCCGCCCACCGCGACGCGCACAAGGAGGTCCGGGCCGCCCTGCAGCCGCGGGTCCGCGCGGTCCAGCGCGCGGTCGCCGCCGCCGAGCAGCGGCTGACCGAGGCCGGAGCGGAGCGCGCCCGGCTGGAGGGTGAGCTGGAGCGGCTGCGCGAGACCGCCGAGGTGGCGCCGCCCGCCCCGGCGCACACCACCGCCGAGCGCGACCCGGCCGCCGGCGCCCCGTTCTTCCGCTTGGTCGACTTCGCCCCGCACCTGGGGGACGAGGAGCGCGCCGGGCTGGAGGCCGCGCTGCGCGCGAGCGGCCTGCTCACCGCCTGGGTGGCCGCCGACGGCGCGCTGTCCGCCGAGGGCGACGAGACCTGGGCGGCGCCCGGGCCGCCCGTCGACGGACCCTCGCTGGCCGACGCCCTGCTGCCGGCCGGCGACGACCGCTCGCCGGTGCCCGCCGAGGCGGTCGCGGCCCTGCTCCGCTCGGTCCCGCTGCTCGCCGGCGGCGAGGAGGCGGCGGGCGGCGGCACGCCGCTCTCCGTCGGCCTGGACGGGTACTGGTCCGCTGGGGCGCTGCTCGGCCGGCACGGCAAGGAGGAGGCCGAGCACATCGGCGCCGGCGCCCGGGAGCGGGCGCGCAAGAAGCGCATCCGGGAGGCGGAGGCCGCCCTGGCCGAGCTGGCCTCCCGGGAGACCGCGCTGCGGGCGTCGCTGGAGGCGGCGCAGGCCCTGGAGCACCAGTGGAACGTCTGCCTGGACTCCTTCCCCGACTTCGCCCCGGTGCTGGCCGAGCACGTGGAGACCAGGCAGCGCCGCTCGGCCGCGGCCCGCGCCGCCGCCGACGCGGAGACCGCCGAGGCCGAGCATGCCCGCGCCCGGGCGCGGCTCGCCGCGGAGCGCACCGAACACGTGCGGACCTGCGGCGACCTGGGCGTCCCGGACGGCGCCGAGGCGCTGCGGGAACTGTGCGAGCGGGCCCGCACTGCGGTGGCCGAGCTGGAGCGGATCGCCGGGCGGCTGCGCGAGGACTACCCGGAGGCGCTCCGCTCGCTCTCCGCCGCCGTGCAGGACCTGGCGCGCACCGCCTCCGCCCGCGCCGACGCCGAGGAGGAGGCGGTCCGCACGCACCGCTCCTACGCCGAGGCGCACGCCGTGCTGGCCACCCTCCGCTCCTCGCTGGGCAGCGACGCCGAGGAGGTCGGCGCCCGGGTGCGGGAACTGGCGGAGGAGCGCACCCGGCTGCGCGACGCCGCCCCCGCGGCCCAGAGGGCGGTCGAGGACCGGATCGCGGCGCTGACCGGGACCGAGGGCAAGGTCGGGGAGGCCGAAGGCAAGGTCGAGGAGGCGCAGGGCGCGCTGGCCGACGCCGAGGACGTGCTGACCCGCACCGCCGAGGTGCCCGGGGTGTGGGAGGCCGCCACCGGGCTGGTCGAGGTGCCCTTCGAGCGGGCCGACCTGCGCTCCGCGCTCGCCGACGCGCTGGCCGGAGCGGGCGCCCCGGGAACGCCCGCGGCGCTCGAGCGCGACCTGATCAACCGCATCCAGGCACTGCAGACCGCGCTCGCCGGAACCCACGACGTCCAGGCCGACCGGAAGAGCACCGACAACGGCGACGAGGAGAAGAGCGCCGGCTTCGACGTGCTGACCGTCACGGTGAGCGACGAGACCGGGACCGCTCCGGTCGCCTCCACCGCGCGGCTGACCGCGGCCCGGCTCGCCCAGGCCGAGGAGAACCTCACCTCCGGCGAGGAGCGCGTCTTCGAGGAGTTCCTCCTCGGCGACGTGGCCGAGGAGCTGCACCGGCAGATCCGCGCCGCCGAGTCGCTCACCCGGCGGATGAACACGGTCCTGGAGGGGGCGCACTCCAGCCAGGGCGTCCGGGTGGAGCTGGCCTGGGAGCCGGCGCCGCACCTGGACCCGGCCGAGCGCTCGGCGTTCGCCCTGGCCAAGAAGTCGGTGGCGCAGCGCTCCCCGGAGGAGAACGACCGGCTGCGCCGCGCCCTGATGGACCGGATCCGCGCCACCCGCGCCGAGGGCCGCAGCAGCGGCTACGCCGAGGTCCTCGGCACCGCCCTGGACTACCGCGACTGGTTCGCCTACCGGGTC
- a CDS encoding TIGR02678 family protein, which produces MGDGWAEATVLEGLDSIEAAQVRRCARVLLRRPLLRADGPEGEVLPAVRRYTDRLQALFAGYLGYRLVVEPGFARLYKTGRTPDGVRGAHKANGAPFTPRAYAYLALVLAALTGSGGQVLLSGLVSEVRAAGAEAGLELGAGIVDRRALVAALRHLIDLGVLAETDGSVGPWAEDAGREALLTVNVELLSHLVAAPLGRSSSAAELAAGGPPAGEDERHRVRRRIVEDPVVLTADLTPEQRDWLRTRLRAEAELLEELFGLHLEVRSEGVLAVDPDGYLSDLLYPGHGTLSRIALLAADELVGPGAQERPDGEGGRVPVPLDRLGEVAAAIAERYPKAWSKEAVRDTGRLARSVAQTLVQAGLARLVPAADGLPESVEISPAAARYRPRPDGPDEEDGEQAAEPAAPSPGEGQESLFGP; this is translated from the coding sequence GTGGGTGACGGGTGGGCCGAGGCGACGGTCTTGGAGGGGCTGGACTCGATCGAGGCCGCCCAGGTCCGCCGGTGCGCCCGGGTGCTGCTGCGCCGCCCGCTGCTGCGCGCCGACGGCCCGGAGGGCGAGGTGCTGCCCGCGGTGCGGCGCTACACCGACCGGCTGCAGGCGCTGTTCGCCGGCTACCTGGGCTACCGCCTGGTGGTGGAGCCGGGGTTCGCCCGGCTGTACAAGACCGGCCGCACCCCCGACGGGGTGCGCGGCGCGCACAAGGCCAACGGGGCGCCGTTCACCCCGCGCGCCTACGCCTACCTCGCACTGGTGCTGGCCGCGCTGACCGGCTCCGGCGGCCAGGTGCTGCTGTCCGGCCTGGTGTCGGAGGTCCGGGCGGCCGGCGCGGAGGCCGGGCTGGAGCTGGGCGCCGGCATCGTGGACCGGCGCGCCCTGGTGGCGGCGCTGCGGCACCTCATCGACCTGGGGGTGCTGGCCGAGACCGACGGCAGCGTCGGCCCGTGGGCCGAGGACGCCGGCCGGGAGGCGCTGCTCACCGTGAACGTGGAGCTGCTGAGCCACCTGGTCGCCGCGCCGCTGGGGCGGTCCTCCTCGGCCGCCGAGCTGGCCGCGGGCGGGCCGCCCGCCGGCGAGGACGAGCGGCACCGGGTGCGCCGCCGCATCGTCGAGGATCCGGTGGTGCTCACCGCCGACCTCACCCCCGAGCAGCGCGACTGGCTGCGCACCCGGCTGCGGGCCGAGGCCGAGCTGCTGGAGGAGCTGTTCGGGCTGCACCTGGAGGTGCGCTCGGAGGGGGTGCTCGCGGTGGACCCGGACGGCTACCTGAGCGACCTGCTCTACCCCGGCCACGGCACGCTCTCCCGGATCGCCCTGCTCGCCGCGGACGAGCTGGTCGGCCCCGGGGCCCAGGAGCGGCCGGACGGGGAGGGCGGCCGGGTCCCGGTCCCGCTCGACCGGCTGGGCGAGGTGGCCGCCGCGATCGCGGAGCGCTACCCGAAGGCGTGGTCGAAGGAGGCGGTGCGGGACACCGGGCGGCTGGCCCGGTCGGTCGCGCAGACCCTGGTCCAGGCCGGTCTCGCCCGGCTCGTCCCGGCCGCGGACGGCCTGCCGGAGAGCGTGGAGATCAGCCCGGCCGCCGCCCGCTACCGGCCCCGCCCGGACGGCCCGGACGAAGAAGACGGGGAGCAGGCCGCCGAACCCGCCGCCCCCTCCCCCGGCGAGGGCCAGGAGTCCCTGTTCGGGCCCTGA
- a CDS encoding DUF2397 domain-containing protein, protein MPNTTSEPDDLDRLRLYAYLSAPERRTYLAVMRLFTGTLLADLGAGEVASALAAAERRGEVDEGESRMETVVDRLDQLARWGNLVPGRREPAATIAEFTRSRVRYQVSKLAMRVQRDVDDMLRVAEGAREVSRELLPAIARGLADIARTLGELDAAGRGEGPGDASGNTLRERLAQQVTTVFLQHGEFAAAVRDFYAYLGSVIARYDLGPEETSGFKHMLLEYVDLIAQDVLRHSGTIVERLGALEARRGDLLALLGTGQDAFTPNTAVLGQTELMERAPGRTPADWDGLADWFLGRPGRPSEVDELRDATSRAISALLGNVKRATGTGGVDPGRRRDLLTLAGWFDGAEPSTAHDMYAAAFGLFSARHLALAPEDGAPAPASSWAAGEGVPVEVNVRNKGERAPGGQVPRVGDDPLGRAALLEEEARRRERRSAAVGELAAASGNLAGARLSADALDLFCELLTLAGASRDAPAEQGTASDPVSGLTLVVRPRPDGAADRVGSVFGTLELHGAEVELTVAEGAR, encoded by the coding sequence ATGCCCAACACGACTTCCGAACCGGACGACCTCGACCGGCTGCGGCTCTACGCCTACCTGTCGGCCCCCGAGCGGCGCACCTACCTGGCCGTCATGCGGCTGTTCACCGGGACCCTCCTGGCCGACCTGGGAGCCGGGGAGGTCGCCTCCGCGCTGGCCGCCGCCGAGCGGCGCGGCGAGGTCGACGAGGGCGAGTCCCGGATGGAGACCGTGGTCGACCGGCTGGACCAGCTGGCCCGGTGGGGGAACCTGGTGCCGGGGCGGCGCGAGCCCGCCGCGACCATCGCCGAGTTCACCCGCAGCCGGGTCCGCTACCAGGTTTCCAAGCTGGCCATGCGGGTGCAGCGGGACGTGGACGACATGCTCCGGGTGGCCGAGGGCGCCCGGGAGGTCTCCCGGGAGCTGCTGCCCGCGATCGCCCGCGGCCTGGCCGACATCGCCCGCACCCTCGGCGAGCTGGACGCCGCCGGGCGCGGCGAAGGGCCCGGCGACGCATCCGGGAACACCCTGCGCGAGCGCCTCGCCCAGCAGGTCACCACGGTCTTCCTGCAGCACGGCGAGTTCGCCGCCGCGGTCCGCGACTTCTACGCCTACCTCGGCTCGGTGATCGCCCGCTACGACCTGGGCCCCGAGGAGACCTCCGGTTTCAAGCACATGCTGCTGGAGTACGTCGACCTGATCGCCCAGGACGTGCTCCGGCACTCCGGGACGATCGTGGAGCGGCTGGGCGCGCTGGAGGCCCGCCGCGGCGACCTGCTCGCACTGCTCGGCACCGGCCAGGACGCCTTCACCCCCAACACCGCGGTGCTCGGGCAGACCGAGCTGATGGAGCGCGCCCCCGGCCGCACCCCCGCCGACTGGGACGGCCTGGCCGACTGGTTCCTCGGCCGCCCGGGCCGCCCCTCCGAGGTCGACGAGCTGCGTGACGCCACCAGCCGGGCGATCAGCGCGCTGCTCGGCAACGTCAAGCGCGCCACCGGCACCGGCGGGGTCGACCCGGGCCGCCGCCGCGACCTGCTCACCCTCGCCGGCTGGTTCGACGGGGCCGAGCCGAGCACCGCGCACGACATGTACGCCGCCGCGTTCGGCCTGTTCTCCGCGCGGCACCTGGCGCTGGCGCCGGAGGACGGCGCCCCCGCCCCCGCCTCCTCCTGGGCCGCCGGGGAGGGCGTTCCGGTCGAGGTGAACGTGCGCAACAAGGGCGAGCGGGCCCCCGGCGGGCAGGTCCCCCGGGTCGGCGACGACCCGCTGGGCCGCGCCGCGCTGCTGGAGGAGGAGGCGCGCCGCCGGGAGCGCAGGTCGGCCGCTGTCGGCGAGCTCGCCGCGGCCTCGGGGAACCTGGCCGGCGCCCGGCTCTCCGCGGACGCCCTGGACCTCTTCTGCGAGCTGCTCACCCTGGCCGGGGCCTCCCGGGACGCCCCCGCCGAGCAGGGCACCGCCTCCGACCCGGTGTCCGGGCTGACCCTGGTGGTGCGCCCCCGCCCGGACGGCGCCGCGGACCGGGTCGGCTCGGTCTTCGGCACCCTGGAGCTGCACGGCGCCGAGGTGGAGCTGACCGTCGCGGAGGGCGCCCGATGA
- a CDS encoding NAD(P)-binding protein, which produces MSDQRRRPRHSDSELGMDRRISRRDFFDGASAAAVGGIAAAALAGCAPGDRDWAASPAHPASAASGADYPPGMEGLRGNTQQALSIPHSIRDGRLGSVVNTTRVNDLDEHYDLVVVGSGISGLSAAHFYKKKHPEAKILILDNHDEFGGHARRNEFRPEGREQVLIGYGGTQAIDTPSAYSETAMGLLKELGIEVDRFKDFFDQKFYDKWKLAEEGDTVFLRAEEFQTDHLAVRAKGMSVREWLAGAPLSPESVDQIAALYGDSGDDPMPGLSAQEKQERLSRISYTDYLRDVLGCNDQVVAFMETITSDEWAVPASSWGAIDAWGEGLPGFAGIGLDDSEASEYNCYSLRRFWKFDDPYIHHFPDGNASIARLLVHSLIPGSVPDADELDMESVVLAEFDYSKLDEEGQDVRLRLQSPCTGLAHDGSPSSAERVFVTYHRDGGLHRVTAGHVVMAAWHVMGKYLMQELPSAQRRAMTDASKQPLVYANVVVRNWQPWVELGMRHIRFTGGDWAVAQLDYPVSMGGYEHPEDPSEPIIIQMISAPSPGDMSLRQGAVHARHELLRRPFESFERSIRQTLNRALGDGGFDAARDIEAITVNRWGHGYAREYTRRWDSFWPNGPTPAEAARKRLGRITIANSDAAPNAYTDTAIDQAHRAVEELDEL; this is translated from the coding sequence ATGTCCGATCAGCGACGACGCCCCCGGCATTCCGACAGCGAGCTCGGCATGGACCGCCGGATCAGTCGGCGCGACTTCTTCGACGGGGCGAGCGCGGCGGCGGTCGGCGGGATCGCCGCGGCCGCACTGGCCGGCTGCGCCCCCGGGGACCGGGACTGGGCCGCCAGCCCCGCGCACCCGGCCTCGGCCGCCTCCGGCGCCGACTACCCGCCCGGCATGGAGGGCCTGCGCGGCAACACCCAGCAGGCGCTGAGCATCCCGCACAGCATCCGCGACGGCCGGCTCGGCAGCGTCGTCAACACCACCCGGGTGAACGACCTGGACGAGCACTACGACCTGGTCGTCGTCGGATCGGGCATCAGCGGCCTGTCCGCCGCGCACTTCTACAAGAAGAAGCACCCCGAGGCGAAGATCCTCATCCTGGACAACCACGACGAGTTCGGCGGGCACGCCCGCCGCAACGAGTTCCGCCCCGAGGGGCGCGAGCAGGTCCTCATCGGCTACGGCGGCACCCAGGCCATCGACACCCCGTCCGCCTACAGCGAGACCGCGATGGGCCTGCTCAAGGAGCTGGGCATCGAGGTCGACCGGTTCAAGGACTTCTTCGACCAGAAGTTCTACGACAAGTGGAAGCTGGCCGAGGAGGGGGACACCGTCTTCCTGCGCGCCGAGGAGTTCCAGACCGACCACCTCGCGGTGCGCGCCAAGGGCATGTCGGTCCGCGAGTGGCTGGCCGGCGCCCCGCTCAGCCCCGAGTCCGTGGACCAGATCGCCGCCCTGTACGGCGACTCCGGCGACGACCCGATGCCCGGGCTGTCCGCGCAGGAGAAGCAGGAGCGGCTGTCCCGGATCAGCTACACCGACTACCTGCGCGACGTGCTGGGCTGCAACGACCAGGTGGTGGCCTTCATGGAGACCATCACCAGCGACGAGTGGGCGGTGCCCGCCTCCTCCTGGGGCGCGATCGACGCCTGGGGCGAAGGGCTGCCCGGCTTCGCCGGCATCGGCCTGGACGACTCCGAGGCCTCGGAGTACAACTGCTACTCGCTCCGCCGGTTCTGGAAGTTCGACGACCCCTACATCCACCACTTCCCGGACGGCAACGCGAGCATCGCCCGGCTGCTGGTGCACTCCCTGATCCCCGGCTCCGTCCCGGACGCCGACGAGCTGGACATGGAGAGCGTCGTGCTCGCCGAGTTCGACTACTCCAAGCTGGACGAGGAGGGGCAGGACGTCCGGCTGCGGCTGCAGTCGCCGTGCACCGGGCTGGCGCACGACGGCTCCCCCTCCAGCGCCGAGCGGGTGTTCGTCACCTACCACCGCGACGGCGGGCTGCACCGGGTCACCGCCGGCCACGTGGTCATGGCCGCCTGGCACGTCATGGGCAAGTACCTGATGCAGGAGCTGCCCAGCGCCCAGCGCCGGGCCATGACCGACGCCTCCAAGCAGCCGCTGGTCTACGCCAACGTGGTGGTGCGCAACTGGCAGCCCTGGGTCGAGCTGGGCATGCGGCACATCCGGTTCACCGGCGGCGACTGGGCGGTGGCCCAGCTGGACTACCCGGTGAGCATGGGCGGCTACGAGCACCCCGAGGACCCGTCCGAGCCGATCATCATCCAGATGATCAGCGCCCCCTCCCCCGGCGACATGTCGCTGCGCCAGGGCGCCGTGCACGCCCGGCACGAGCTGCTCCGGCGGCCCTTCGAGAGCTTCGAGCGGAGCATCCGCCAGACGCTCAACCGCGCCCTGGGCGACGGCGGCTTCGACGCCGCCCGGGACATCGAGGCGATCACCGTCAACCGCTGGGGCCACGGCTACGCCCGCGAGTACACCCGCCGCTGGGACTCGTTCTGGCCGAACGGGCCCACCCCCGCCGAGGCGGCCCGCAAGCGGCTCGGGCGGATCACCATCGCCAACTCCGACGCGGCGCCCAACGCCTACACCGACACCGCGATCGACCAGGCGCACCGCGCCGTCGAGGAGCTCGACGAGCTCTGA
- a CDS encoding MaoC family dehydratase translates to MRTFADANELAAAQGEELGRTDWLTITQDRIDAFADATGDHQWIHVDRERAASGPFGTTIAHGYLSLSLLAYFGPQVFTLEKAPSMGINYGLNKVRFLQPVTEGSRVRDAVRLVEAKETGKGLLFTMAHTVEIEGAERPALVAESLSLMVP, encoded by the coding sequence ATGCGTACCTTCGCCGATGCCAACGAGCTCGCCGCCGCCCAGGGCGAGGAGCTGGGCCGAACCGACTGGCTCACCATCACCCAGGACCGGATCGACGCCTTCGCCGACGCCACCGGCGACCACCAGTGGATCCACGTCGACCGGGAGCGCGCGGCGAGCGGCCCGTTCGGCACCACGATCGCGCACGGCTACCTCTCCCTCTCCCTGCTCGCCTACTTCGGCCCCCAGGTGTTCACCCTGGAGAAGGCGCCGTCGATGGGCATCAACTACGGCCTGAACAAGGTCCGCTTCCTGCAGCCGGTCACCGAGGGCTCGCGGGTGCGCGACGCGGTCCGCCTGGTCGAGGCCAAGGAGACCGGCAAGGGCCTGCTGTTCACCATGGCCCACACCGTGGAGATCGAGGGGGCGGAGCGCCCGGCGCTGGTCGCCGAGTCGCTGTCGCTGATGGTCCCCTGA
- a CDS encoding enolase C-terminal domain-like protein: MSRTGAAIGAGLTGIEAILVRVPAPVPRTRRRGAGGPPRMVRHALVRVSDDTGTSGWGEMPDADPERWRALVGEFAPALLRHSWNRPTEAQDAWADLAPCPPAAAALDTACWDLWSRRRGAPLAHALGGSRTAITAGVTIGRQPSVESLVAEVNRQVGAGFRAVRLEIGPGWDVEPVRAAQESYPHLALQAAAGGRYTESDADLDALRALDEYGLLCLEQPFPAPDLAAHARLARELGTTVALAESVDSPESLEGAVRAEAAGAVCLGVARLGGLTQARRVHDRAADAGWDVWCGSEGETGVGRAARVALASLSGVTFPSDLPGAGVRPAREVVDPPVRAHDGIAPVPLTVPGLGHDVDANALRSMAVETAVLERSRPAEPERSG, from the coding sequence GTGTCACGTACCGGAGCAGCGATCGGAGCCGGCCTGACCGGGATCGAGGCGATCCTGGTCCGGGTGCCGGCGCCGGTGCCGCGCACCCGGCGCCGGGGGGCCGGCGGCCCGCCGCGCATGGTCCGGCACGCCCTGGTCCGGGTCAGCGACGACACCGGGACGAGCGGCTGGGGCGAGATGCCCGACGCCGACCCGGAGCGCTGGCGCGCCCTGGTCGGGGAGTTCGCCCCGGCGCTGCTCCGGCACTCCTGGAACCGGCCGACCGAGGCCCAGGACGCCTGGGCCGACCTGGCGCCCTGCCCTCCGGCCGCGGCCGCGCTGGACACCGCCTGCTGGGACCTGTGGAGCCGCCGCCGCGGCGCGCCGCTGGCGCACGCCCTGGGCGGGTCGCGCACCGCGATCACCGCGGGGGTGACCATCGGCCGCCAGCCGTCGGTGGAGTCCCTGGTGGCCGAGGTGAACCGGCAGGTCGGGGCGGGGTTCCGGGCGGTCCGGCTGGAGATCGGGCCGGGCTGGGACGTGGAGCCGGTCCGCGCCGCCCAGGAGAGCTACCCGCACCTCGCGCTGCAGGCCGCCGCGGGCGGCCGGTACACCGAGTCCGATGCCGACCTGGACGCGCTGCGCGCGCTGGACGAGTACGGCCTGCTCTGCCTGGAGCAGCCGTTCCCCGCCCCGGACCTGGCCGCGCACGCGCGGCTCGCCCGGGAGCTGGGCACCACGGTCGCGCTGGCCGAGTCGGTCGACTCCCCGGAGAGCCTGGAGGGGGCGGTCCGCGCGGAGGCCGCCGGGGCGGTCTGCCTGGGGGTGGCCCGGCTGGGCGGTCTCACCCAGGCCCGCCGGGTGCACGACCGCGCCGCCGACGCCGGGTGGGACGTCTGGTGCGGCTCGGAGGGGGAGACCGGCGTGGGGCGGGCGGCCCGGGTGGCCCTGGCCTCGCTGTCCGGCGTCACCTTCCCTAGCGACCTGCCGGGCGCCGGCGTGCGGCCGGCCCGCGAGGTGGTCGACCCTCCGGTCCGCGCGCACGACGGGATCGCCCCGGTGCCGCTCACCGTGCCCGGCCTCGGCCACGACGTGGACGCGAACGCGCTGCGCTCGATGGCGGTGGAGACAGCCGTGCTGGAGCGGTCCCGCCCGGCCGAGCCGGAGCGCTCCGGCTGA
- a CDS encoding class I SAM-dependent methyltransferase yields MAARRRLWDGRPCGADPFALPRGPVGRLAGAVMARENRVQNTEALLYAAPGPGEDVLEVGHGPGVLLGLLAARAGTVTGVDPSPEMARMARRRNAAAVRDGRVRLRPGDAARTGAPDASFDLVVSVNTVALWPRLEPAAAELRRVLRPGGRLLLFWHLRPRGFALSPAERGTVAAALRAGFGEVRTADLRHSVVFAARP; encoded by the coding sequence ATGGCGGCGAGGCGGCGGCTGTGGGACGGGCGCCCGTGCGGGGCCGACCCGTTCGCGCTGCCCCGGGGGCCGGTGGGCCGGCTCGCCGGGGCGGTGATGGCCCGGGAGAACCGGGTGCAGAACACCGAGGCGCTGCTGTACGCCGCCCCCGGGCCCGGCGAGGACGTGCTGGAGGTGGGCCACGGCCCCGGTGTGCTGCTGGGGCTGCTCGCCGCCCGTGCCGGGACGGTGACCGGGGTCGACCCGTCGCCGGAGATGGCGCGCATGGCCCGCCGGCGCAACGCCGCCGCGGTCCGGGACGGCCGGGTCCGGCTCCGGCCGGGCGACGCCGCGCGCACCGGGGCCCCGGACGCCTCCTTCGACCTGGTCGTCTCGGTGAACACCGTCGCGCTGTGGCCCCGGTTGGAGCCGGCCGCCGCCGAGCTGCGCCGGGTGCTGCGCCCCGGCGGCCGGCTGCTGCTCTTCTGGCATCTGCGGCCGCGCGGGTTCGCGCTGTCCCCGGCGGAGCGGGGCACCGTGGCCGCCGCGCTGCGGGCCGGGTTCGGCGAGGTCCGGACCGCGGATCTGCGGCACAGCGTGGTGTTCGCCGCACGGCCCTGA